In Arcobacter ellisii, a genomic segment contains:
- a CDS encoding FtsW/RodA/SpoVE family cell cycle protein: MRLFDKRIISHFDYLLIIFVLPLIFLSYHLISETNELLANKQLVYFTISIFVFFLVFMLPIRKRLRLVPTLYWIGIILLIAVEFIGISKLGAKRWIYIPGLGTTIQPSELIKPVFILMLGYLIQHKPPPKNGYNLKDFIYFSFYILLPFFLIAIEPDLGTALVLLFVGYGILFLVGVNWKIWASIVLVIGISSPFIYTYLIKDYQKKRITDFISEKPSYHVQQSIIAIGSGGLTGKESEEATQTQLKFLPIATSDFIFAYFVERYGFLGALGLIFLYLLIILHLLSMNYFFKDDYVIRAFASGLGLLIFFNMSINILMVIGFAPVVGLPLPLFSYGGSSFINFIVTFAILENLLAFRYMNLYNYERKL; this comes from the coding sequence ATGCGTTTATTTGATAAAAGAATTATTTCACATTTTGATTATTTGTTAATAATATTTGTTTTACCTTTGATATTCTTATCATACCATTTAATTAGTGAAACAAACGAACTATTGGCCAATAAACAATTGGTATATTTTACAATTTCTATATTTGTATTTTTTTTAGTTTTTATGTTACCTATTAGAAAAAGATTAAGATTAGTACCAACTTTATATTGGATAGGAATAATTTTATTAATTGCAGTAGAGTTTATTGGAATCTCTAAATTAGGTGCTAAAAGATGGATATATATTCCTGGACTTGGTACAACAATTCAACCATCAGAACTAATCAAACCTGTATTTATTTTAATGTTAGGTTATTTAATACAACATAAGCCACCTCCTAAAAATGGTTATAATTTAAAAGATTTTATATATTTTTCATTTTATATTTTATTACCATTTTTTCTAATTGCAATAGAACCTGATTTAGGGACAGCATTAGTTTTACTTTTTGTTGGATATGGAATATTATTTTTAGTAGGGGTAAATTGGAAGATTTGGGCTTCAATCGTTTTAGTAATAGGTATCTCTTCACCTTTTATTTATACCTATTTAATTAAAGATTATCAGAAAAAAAGAATTACAGATTTTATTTCTGAAAAACCAAGTTACCATGTTCAACAATCAATTATAGCTATTGGTTCAGGTGGACTTACTGGAAAAGAGAGTGAAGAAGCTACACAAACTCAGTTAAAATTTTTACCAATTGCAACAAGTGATTTTATTTTTGCTTATTTTGTAGAAAGATATGGTTTTTTAGGTGCTTTAGGATTAATCTTTTTATATTTATTGATTATTTTACATCTATTATCAATGAACTATTTTTTTAAAGATGATTATGTCATTAGAGCCTTTGCTTCAGGGCTAGGGCTTTTGATATTTTTTAATATGAGTATAAATATTTTGATGGTAATTGGTTTTGCTCCAGTTGTTGGACTTCCTTTACCACTGTTTTCCTATGGGGGAAGTTCTTTTATAAATTTTATTGTGACATTTGCTATATTAGAGAATTTATTAGCATTTAGATATATGAATTTATATAATTATGAAAGAAAGTTATAA
- a CDS encoding RluA family pseudouridine synthase — MDKNFIVFETNRLDKFLASKIEASRNQIEQLIKKEYVKVDGKIVSKTGLKLKENQVIDVHFPEAEFNTTKDEEFIINSLENKEVEIIYEDEYILVINKPYNLTVHDAPSVKDATLVDWLKLKNISLSTISGEERHGIVHRLDKGTSGVMVVAKTNEAHVGLSKQLEEKSMGRYYLAIIDMPLKENTIIEKPIGRNPNNRLKMSIEENGRFAKSAFSKIALSDNEKFELIACKLFTGRTHQIRVHLSSINRHILGDNLYGFKGELNKINRFYLHAYYLYLTHPITNKQMSFKANLPEDINNFLNNNFQKENIDDKIDENYIISSFTFSI; from the coding sequence ATGGATAAAAATTTTATTGTTTTTGAAACAAATAGACTAGATAAATTTTTAGCTTCAAAAATTGAAGCTTCAAGAAATCAAATAGAACAACTAATTAAAAAAGAGTACGTAAAAGTAGATGGTAAAATAGTTAGCAAAACAGGTTTAAAATTAAAAGAAAATCAAGTAATTGATGTTCATTTTCCAGAAGCTGAATTTAATACAACTAAAGATGAAGAGTTTATTATAAACTCTTTAGAAAATAAAGAGGTAGAAATAATTTATGAAGATGAATATATTCTTGTAATAAATAAACCTTACAATCTTACAGTTCATGATGCACCAAGTGTAAAAGATGCAACTTTAGTTGATTGGCTAAAATTAAAAAATATTTCACTTTCAACAATAAGTGGAGAAGAAAGACACGGAATTGTTCATAGACTTGATAAAGGTACAAGTGGTGTTATGGTAGTTGCAAAAACAAATGAAGCTCATGTTGGATTATCAAAACAACTTGAAGAAAAATCTATGGGAAGATATTATCTTGCAATAATTGATATGCCATTAAAAGAAAATACAATTATTGAAAAACCTATTGGAAGAAATCCAAATAATAGATTAAAAATGTCAATTGAAGAAAATGGTAGATTTGCAAAGTCAGCTTTTTCAAAAATTGCTTTAAGTGATAATGAAAAATTTGAATTAATTGCATGTAAACTATTTACAGGAAGAACTCATCAAATTAGAGTTCACTTAAGTTCGATAAATAGGCATATACTTGGAGATAATTTATATGGTTTTAAGGGCGAATTAAATAAAATAAATAGATTTTATTTGCATGCTTATTATCTTTATTTAACTCATCCTATAACAAATAAGCAAATGAGTTTCAAAGCAAATTTACCAGAAGACATAAATAATTTTTTAAATAACAATTTCCAAAAGGAGAATATTGATGATAAAATTGATGAAAATTACATCATTAGCAGTTTTACTTTTTCTATTTAG
- the trmB gene encoding tRNA (guanosine(46)-N7)-methyltransferase TrmB, protein MPHIVFERKELINIPSNLDDVEFKFIAKSYNFTQKERKTEYRVAVINQGKEFLLSLKPKDENFMIKADKVTRLSPVTLVKNALNAYVNINEANVLFSNTNNLQVKKETKHEYLKDINYFVSDFKTDKEIQIEIGFGSGRHLLHQAKTNPDVQFIGLEIHYPSIEQLLKQLELQNITNVLVVNYDARLFMEFIESNKVGKIFVHFPVPWDKKPHRRIYSNEFVNEALRVLKIGGTLELRTDSRKYFDFCTQVLTNLPKGRITIDINKDLAVSSKYEDRWKKQGKNIYDVVLEAWNEDENINLDYDFSFDFKIDFYKTIKTIPTKSLIENGYFIHVEEIYTIENKDNSGLIKITMGNFDRPVTKYLLVENGEIKYYQGDPLPTSSNINAHKKLKEILSK, encoded by the coding sequence ATGCCACATATAGTATTTGAAAGAAAAGAGTTAATTAATATACCATCAAATTTAGATGATGTTGAGTTTAAGTTTATTGCTAAATCATATAACTTTACTCAAAAAGAGAGAAAAACAGAATATAGAGTTGCTGTTATAAACCAAGGAAAAGAGTTTTTATTATCTTTAAAACCTAAAGATGAGAACTTTATGATAAAAGCAGATAAAGTTACAAGATTATCACCAGTAACTCTTGTAAAAAATGCTTTAAATGCTTATGTAAATATAAATGAAGCAAATGTATTATTTTCAAATACAAATAATCTTCAAGTAAAAAAAGAGACAAAACATGAATATCTAAAAGATATCAACTATTTTGTTAGCGATTTTAAAACAGACAAAGAGATTCAAATAGAGATTGGTTTTGGAAGTGGAAGACATCTTTTACATCAAGCAAAAACAAATCCAGATGTTCAATTTATTGGTCTTGAAATTCATTATCCATCAATTGAACAACTTCTAAAACAACTTGAACTTCAAAATATTACAAATGTTTTAGTTGTAAATTATGATGCAAGATTATTTATGGAATTTATTGAATCAAATAAAGTTGGAAAAATCTTTGTACATTTCCCTGTTCCTTGGGATAAAAAACCTCATAGAAGAATTTACTCAAATGAGTTTGTAAATGAAGCATTAAGAGTTTTAAAAATTGGTGGAACTTTAGAGCTTAGAACAGATAGTAGAAAATATTTTGACTTTTGTACGCAAGTTTTAACGAATCTTCCAAAAGGAAGAATAACTATTGATATTAATAAAGATTTAGCAGTTTCTAGTAAATATGAAGATAGATGGAAAAAACAAGGTAAAAATATCTATGATGTAGTTTTAGAAGCTTGGAATGAAGATGAAAATATAAATTTAGATTATGATTTTTCATTTGATTTTAAAATTGATTTTTATAAAACAATAAAAACAATTCCAACTAAATCACTTATTGAAAATGGATATTTTATTCATGTTGAAGAGATATATACAATTGAAAATAAAGATAATTCTGGACTAATAAAAATTACAATGGGAAATTTTGATAGACCTGTTACTAAATATTTACTTGTGGAAAATGGAGAAATTAAATATTATCAAGGGGATCCCCTTCCTACAAGTTCAAATATAAATGCACATAAAAAATTAAAAGAGATTTTAAGTAAATGA
- a CDS encoding cell division ATP-binding protein FtsE yields MIEAKNIYLTYDDNKYIIKKGNFAIKPKEFIFIGGNSGSGKSTLLKSFYGDIPLKHGSLKIENQEVFGIKGKKLRLLRKDIGIIFQDYKLVNEFTIEENIMIPLKINGYSHEVSRDQANKLLAHVRLTHRAGYYPNELSGGEQQRVAVARALAHNPKIIIADEPTGNLDDYSAEVVWNLLKGANEQLGITVVVVTHRVPKNLGIKFRQLSIEDGIIYEVS; encoded by the coding sequence ATGATAGAAGCTAAGAATATTTACCTAACTTATGATGATAATAAATATATTATAAAAAAAGGAAATTTTGCCATAAAACCTAAAGAGTTTATCTTTATTGGGGGAAACTCAGGTAGTGGGAAATCAACTTTATTAAAATCATTTTATGGTGATATTCCTTTAAAACATGGAAGCTTAAAAATTGAAAATCAAGAAGTTTTTGGAATAAAAGGTAAAAAACTAAGACTTTTAAGAAAAGATATTGGTATTATTTTTCAAGATTATAAACTTGTAAATGAGTTTACTATTGAAGAAAATATTATGATTCCACTTAAAATCAATGGTTATTCTCACGAAGTTTCAAGAGACCAAGCCAACAAACTTTTAGCCCATGTAAGACTTACACATCGTGCAGGATATTATCCAAATGAATTAAGTGGTGGAGAGCAACAAAGAGTTGCTGTGGCACGTGCACTTGCTCATAATCCAAAAATTATAATTGCTGATGAACCAACTGGAAATCTTGATGATTATTCTGCTGAAGTTGTGTGGAATTTACTAAAAGGTGCGAATGAGCAACTTGGAATTACAGTTGTAGTTGTAACTCATAGAGTTCCAAAGAATTTAGGGATTAAGTTTAGACAACTATCTATTGAGGATGGAATTATTTATGAAGTTTCTTAA
- a CDS encoding FtsX-like permease family protein, with protein sequence MKFLKNIFAFLIPLLSMLIAFSIYLLISNVVDNYKTQISRDYSIVIVTTAPIEKDNINELAGIKVERIQALPNDKIIDNIKTNLSDNSIELLKQKLPNFYQIYLEIFPTSSELEEIKQTLLQNKNIKKVEVFYKNHNQVYLLLLLLNSVSFILFFIITLFAIIIIAKQIKLWFHEQHIKISILRLHGASILYSASSILNYALLSSFLAFLITTCFLYYVSNNMEVLFPLELHDIIDIQINLPLELLKIFLLSFCISIFTIFGVLLKYKITND encoded by the coding sequence ATGAAGTTTCTTAAAAATATATTTGCTTTTTTAATTCCATTATTATCTATGCTTATTGCATTTTCTATTTATTTGTTAATAAGTAATGTAGTTGATAATTATAAAACTCAAATCTCAAGAGATTATTCAATAGTGATTGTTACAACTGCTCCAATTGAAAAAGATAATATAAATGAACTTGCAGGAATAAAAGTAGAAAGAATTCAAGCTTTACCAAATGATAAAATTATTGATAATATAAAAACTAATTTATCTGATAATTCTATTGAATTGTTAAAACAAAAACTTCCAAATTTTTATCAAATCTACTTAGAAATATTTCCAACAAGTAGTGAATTAGAAGAGATTAAACAAACTTTATTACAAAATAAAAATATTAAAAAAGTTGAAGTTTTTTATAAAAACCATAATCAAGTATATCTATTACTACTTTTATTAAATAGTGTTTCATTTATTTTATTTTTTATAATTACTCTTTTTGCAATTATTATTATTGCTAAACAGATAAAATTATGGTTCCATGAACAACATATAAAAATATCTATTTTAAGGCTACATGGTGCTTCTATTTTATATAGTGCTTCTTCAATATTAAATTATGCACTACTTAGTTCATTTTTAGCCTTTTTAATAACAACATGTTTTTTATATTATGTTTCAAATAATATGGAAGTTTTATTTCCTTTAGAGTTACACGATATTATAGATATACAAATAAATTTACCATTAGAGTTACTAAAAATATTTTTATTATCTTTTTGTATCTCTATTTTCACAATTTTTGGAGTATTATTAAAATATAAGATTACAAATGACTAA
- a CDS encoding murein hydrolase activator EnvC family protein, which produces MTKIFFILFLTSNLILAASNIDKKIKQNKEILNNTTQKEETTNLKIKELADKIEAQNTNIMSIEKDIKQVNEDIEQHQKLLEDSKTKLEELQSKSTQLIKEKSSSEEQIVDTIIEEFSISMALKLASENSLQELIDNEIYTLLSEHSKEKVTKLNSTYNAVYNNTKTNQKDIEKISSYIQDRQKTKDKLTSLKQKHSSSLSNLEEQHKAYQQELNKVVKQQESLKSLLSELNILKEEEEKKIAAREEEEKKQKLQALLNNKNKTSSPQEEQTDENEIQTSEVRNQKYAKNLNLDVRKIGSSTDGIKIVRYTGAKSIAPLKSFKVVKNFGTYYDPIYKIKLFNESIVLKSTEPQSKVVSVLNGKVVYAKKNAGMLDNVVIIQHEGGLHTIYSHLDEISPTLVVGKWIKQGYVVGRVDDSLMFQVTKDSSHIDPKDLFKI; this is translated from the coding sequence ATGACTAAGATATTTTTTATTTTATTTTTAACAAGCAATCTAATTCTTGCCGCTTCTAATATTGACAAAAAAATTAAACAAAATAAAGAGATACTAAACAATACTACACAAAAAGAAGAGACAACTAATCTAAAAATAAAAGAACTTGCTGATAAAATAGAAGCTCAAAATACAAATATTATGAGTATTGAAAAAGATATAAAACAAGTTAATGAAGATATTGAACAACATCAAAAATTACTTGAAGATTCAAAAACAAAACTTGAAGAGTTACAATCTAAATCAACTCAACTAATAAAAGAAAAAAGTTCAAGTGAAGAACAAATTGTTGACACAATTATAGAAGAGTTTTCAATTTCTATGGCACTTAAATTAGCTTCTGAAAACTCTTTACAAGAGTTAATTGATAATGAAATTTATACTTTATTATCAGAACATTCAAAAGAAAAAGTTACAAAATTAAATAGTACATATAATGCTGTTTATAACAATACAAAAACTAATCAAAAAGATATTGAAAAAATCTCTTCTTATATTCAAGATAGACAAAAAACAAAAGATAAATTGACAAGTTTAAAACAAAAACATTCAAGCTCTTTATCAAATCTTGAAGAACAACATAAAGCTTATCAACAAGAGTTAAATAAAGTTGTTAAACAACAAGAATCTTTAAAAAGTTTACTTTCTGAATTAAATATTTTAAAAGAAGAAGAAGAGAAAAAAATAGCTGCAAGAGAAGAGGAAGAGAAAAAACAAAAATTACAAGCTCTTTTAAATAATAAGAATAAAACATCTTCACCACAAGAAGAACAAACAGATGAAAATGAAATTCAAACATCAGAAGTAAGAAACCAAAAATATGCAAAAAATCTAAATCTTGATGTAAGAAAAATTGGTTCTTCAACTGATGGTATTAAAATAGTAAGATATACTGGTGCAAAAAGTATTGCTCCATTAAAATCATTTAAAGTAGTTAAAAATTTTGGAACATATTATGACCCAATTTATAAAATAAAACTATTTAATGAATCAATTGTTTTAAAAAGTACAGAACCTCAATCAAAAGTTGTTTCTGTTTTAAATGGAAAAGTTGTTTATGCCAAAAAGAATGCAGGTATGCTTGATAATGTTGTAATAATTCAACATGAAGGTGGATTACATACTATTTATTCACATTTAGATGAAATCTCGCCAACTTTAGTTGTAGGAAAATGGATAAAACAAGGATATGTTGTTGGAAGGGTTGATGATAGTTTAATGTTCCAAGTAACAAAAGATTCATCCCATATTGATCCAAAAGATTTGTTTAAAATATGA
- a CDS encoding YaiI/YqxD family protein yields MKLFIDGDAFPNLLKPIVLRAIEKQKIDTIVIANKKINIGTSNYIKYIIVDTKQDEADDKIVEMLQENDLVITADIPLADRTIQKNAHAIDHRGATYTPDNIKQYLAIRNLMQEIRDSGEMTKGPAPFSQKDAQQFANSFNAFLQKNYK; encoded by the coding sequence ATGAAACTTTTTATAGATGGTGATGCTTTTCCAAATTTGTTAAAACCAATAGTATTAAGAGCAATTGAAAAACAAAAAATAGATACAATTGTGATTGCAAATAAAAAAATCAATATAGGCACTTCTAATTATATAAAATATATAATTGTTGATACAAAACAAGATGAAGCAGATGATAAAATAGTTGAAATGTTGCAAGAAAATGACCTTGTAATAACAGCAGATATTCCACTAGCTGATAGAACAATACAAAAGAATGCCCATGCAATAGACCATAGAGGTGCAACTTATACGCCAGATAATATAAAACAGTATCTTGCAATTAGAAATTTAATGCAAGAGATAAGAGATAGTGGAGAGATGACAAAAGGTCCAGCTCCTTTTAGTCAAAAAGATGCCCAACAATTTGCAAATTCATTTAATGCTTTTTTGCAAAAAAATTACAAATAA
- a CDS encoding DUF234 domain-containing protein has protein sequence MEKAVQYFIVFGGYDIKIDTTKPLLELIEQHILNNYLQLRNEIHNLTGGYKVDHAVLTGIAQGDRRTNSSFKRAFVSFEEGSKCVEKLVERGIIEIESSQHHLANKRGDDKVARKLLFTTPFLRFWFAFVSPIYKGIKEKNYEEFYTLFENKQAEFGNFVFEELSMEFIRDLLSEDHIKQFGKYWDEKREIDLVAKTTSGKIIAGNCKYINSKIKKNELNRLMDDCKGAGLNVDIFVIFSKNGFSNELKSLKSDSLRLFTPKSFKLLLA, from the coding sequence ATGGAAAAAGCTGTTCAATATTTTATAGTATTTGGTGGCTATGATATAAAAATAGATACAACAAAACCATTACTAGAACTAATAGAACAACATATTTTAAATAACTATTTACAATTAAGAAATGAAATTCATAATTTAACAGGTGGTTATAAAGTTGACCATGCAGTTTTAACAGGAATAGCTCAAGGAGATAGAAGAACTAACTCTTCTTTTAAAAGAGCATTTGTTAGTTTTGAAGAGGGTTCTAAATGTGTTGAAAAATTAGTTGAAAGAGGAATTATTGAAATTGAATCTTCTCAACATCATCTAGCAAATAAAAGAGGTGATGATAAGGTTGCAAGAAAACTTCTATTTACTACACCTTTTTTGAGATTTTGGTTTGCTTTTGTTTCTCCAATATATAAAGGTATAAAAGAGAAAAACTATGAAGAGTTTTACACTCTTTTTGAAAATAAACAAGCTGAATTTGGAAACTTTGTATTTGAAGAATTATCAATGGAATTTATCAGAGATTTATTAAGTGAAGACCATATAAAACAGTTTGGAAAATATTGGGATGAAAAAAGAGAAATTGATTTAGTTGCAAAAACAACAAGTGGAAAAATCATAGCTGGTAATTGCAAATATATAAACTCTAAAATCAAAAAAAATGAGTTAAATAGACTAATGGATGATTGTAAAGGTGCTGGTTTAAATGTAGATATTTTTGTAATCTTTAGTAAAAATGGCTTTTCAAATGAGTTAAAATCACTAAAAAGTGATTCCTTAAGACTATTTACGCCAAAGAGCTTTAAGCTATTATTAGCTTAA
- a CDS encoding ABC-F family ATP-binding cassette domain-containing protein has product MIELVNISKSYPTNDLYSNLDLRLNAGNKVGLVGRNGSGKSTLFKLILGEEQPDSGEIALPKNYKIGALKQYFDFTEKTLLEETALALGEDDKYNIYKAEKILFGLGFTESDLEKAPKEFSGGYQIRINLAKLLLTEPNMLLLDEPTNYLDILSIRWLKAFLKSFEGEVILITHDRDFMDSVCTHTMGIIRKSAFMVQGSTHKFYELLASNEEHYEKQKIAQEKKIKELEEFIAKNKARAATATLAQSKVKILEKMEVMEDLQYDSSLEFNFNYKDTAAKFLLEVKDVSFGYTPDNLLFKNISFALSKGETLGIIGKNGKGKSTLLNVIAGELKALTGTIDYHTSTVFGHFGQTNISHLNKNNTIMDEIHSTNVKLPESTIRGIAGLMMFSGDNAKKKISLLSGGEKSRVMLGKIIAKDVNLLFLDEPTNHLDMDSIDALTNAIKAFEGSCIIVTHSEDLLRAVCDRLIVFTNDGADYFNGTYDEFLEKIGWEEDETVEKKKVEKPKVNKKESKKLRAAIVSEKSKATAPLKKQMQELEEEIAKLEDALEDARVKLSRDIPKIEKEIEQKFELLEATQFKLDDMNKEFERRMNEV; this is encoded by the coding sequence ATGATAGAACTTGTAAATATATCAAAAAGTTATCCAACAAATGACCTTTACAGTAATTTAGATTTAAGATTAAATGCTGGAAATAAAGTTGGACTTGTAGGAAGAAATGGAAGTGGAAAATCAACACTTTTTAAATTGATTCTAGGTGAAGAACAACCAGATAGTGGAGAAATTGCACTTCCAAAAAACTATAAAATTGGTGCTTTAAAGCAATATTTTGATTTTACAGAAAAGACTTTGTTAGAAGAGACAGCTCTTGCTTTAGGTGAAGATGATAAATATAACATCTATAAAGCTGAAAAGATTTTATTTGGACTTGGGTTTACTGAAAGTGATTTAGAAAAAGCTCCAAAAGAATTTTCAGGTGGTTATCAAATTAGAATTAACTTAGCAAAACTTCTTTTAACAGAACCAAATATGCTTTTACTTGATGAGCCTACAAACTACTTGGATATCTTATCTATTAGATGGTTAAAAGCATTTTTAAAATCTTTTGAGGGAGAAGTAATTCTTATCACTCACGATAGAGATTTCATGGATAGTGTTTGTACACATACAATGGGAATTATTAGAAAAAGTGCTTTTATGGTTCAAGGAAGCACACATAAATTTTATGAACTTTTAGCTTCAAATGAAGAACATTATGAAAAACAAAAAATAGCTCAAGAGAAAAAAATCAAAGAGCTTGAAGAGTTTATTGCTAAAAATAAAGCAAGAGCAGCAACTGCAACTTTAGCTCAATCAAAAGTAAAAATTCTAGAAAAAATGGAAGTTATGGAAGACTTACAATATGATTCAAGTTTAGAATTTAACTTCAATTATAAAGATACAGCAGCTAAATTTTTACTTGAAGTAAAAGATGTAAGTTTTGGATATACACCTGATAATCTTTTATTTAAAAATATCTCTTTTGCATTAAGTAAAGGTGAAACTCTTGGAATCATAGGAAAAAATGGTAAAGGTAAATCAACTTTACTAAATGTAATTGCAGGAGAATTAAAAGCTTTAACTGGAACTATTGATTATCATACAAGTACAGTTTTTGGACACTTTGGGCAAACAAATATTTCACACTTAAATAAGAACAATACAATTATGGATGAAATTCACTCTACAAATGTAAAACTTCCAGAGTCAACTATTAGAGGAATTGCTGGATTGATGATGTTTAGTGGTGATAATGCTAAAAAGAAAATTTCACTTCTATCAGGGGGAGAAAAAAGTAGGGTAATGCTTGGAAAAATCATAGCAAAAGATGTAAACTTACTTTTCCTAGATGAGCCTACAAACCACCTTGATATGGATTCTATTGATGCACTTACAAATGCAATTAAAGCTTTTGAAGGTTCTTGTATTATTGTAACTCACAGTGAAGATTTATTAAGAGCTGTTTGTGATAGATTGATTGTATTTACAAATGATGGAGCTGACTATTTCAATGGAACTTATGATGAATTCTTAGAAAAAATTGGTTGGGAAGAGGATGAAACTGTTGAAAAGAAAAAAGTTGAAAAACCAAAAGTAAATAAAAAAGAGAGCAAAAAATTAAGAGCTGCGATTGTTTCTGAAAAAAGTAAAGCAACAGCACCACTTAAAAAACAGATGCAAGAGTTAGAAGAAGAGATTGCTAAACTTGAAGATGCACTTGAAGATGCAAGAGTAAAACTTTCAAGAGATATTCCTAAAATTGAAAAAGAGATTGAACAAAAATTTGAATTACTTGAAGCAACTCAATTCAAACTCGATGATATGAATAAAGAGTTTGAAAGAAGAATGAACGAGGTTTAA
- a CDS encoding oleate hydratase, giving the protein MGRGKKISTINTKVYLVGSGISSLASAVYLIKDANIKPNNIFILEQSDISGGACDGAGDEENGFVIRGGRMHEEHYNCYWDLLSNIPSYDNPNISVKDETFEFNKRFVSNEQARLLRKGQKIDVSSYGLSLVDQADLLKLLFTPESMLDTLKIEEWFGADFFKTNFWYIWSTTFAFQKYSSLIECRRYMKRFIHLVDGLNRLGGIMRTKYNQYHSVILPIKRYLINLGVNFEMNTQVVDIDFFIEEEKKSATTLHILRDNQKEKIELDDDSFIFITNGSITDSSDQGSWTKAPTLKDKSSSASWKLWENIAKKDSSFGNPSVFCDHIDLQKWYSFTATLKDSTFHDYMENFSGNVDGTGGLVTMIDSNWMMSIVIARQPHFPNQSKDVKIFWGYGLYPDKEGNFIKKKMSDCNGKEILEELFYHLNIQDIMTPIIKEGKINCIPVSMPFIDSLFMPRSLGDRPKVIPSNATNFAFLGQFTEVEDDCVFTVEYSVRTAQMAVYGLFKTNKEVKPVYDSIHNPKYLLKAIKSFSS; this is encoded by the coding sequence ATGGGTAGGGGAAAAAAGATAAGTACAATAAATACAAAAGTTTATTTAGTAGGAAGTGGAATATCTTCTCTTGCAAGTGCAGTTTATCTTATAAAAGATGCAAATATTAAACCTAATAATATTTTTATTTTAGAACAGAGTGATATTTCAGGTGGTGCTTGTGATGGAGCAGGGGATGAAGAGAACGGTTTTGTGATTCGTGGTGGAAGAATGCATGAAGAGCATTATAATTGTTATTGGGATTTACTTTCAAATATTCCTTCGTATGATAACCCAAATATTTCAGTTAAAGATGAAACTTTTGAGTTTAATAAAAGATTTGTTTCTAATGAACAAGCAAGGTTGTTAAGAAAAGGTCAAAAAATTGATGTATCAAGTTATGGATTATCTTTAGTTGACCAAGCAGATTTATTAAAACTTCTTTTTACTCCTGAATCTATGTTGGACACTTTAAAAATCGAAGAGTGGTTTGGTGCTGATTTTTTCAAAACAAATTTTTGGTATATTTGGTCAACAACATTTGCTTTTCAAAAATATAGTAGTTTAATAGAGTGCAGAAGATATATGAAAAGATTTATTCATTTAGTTGATGGTTTAAATAGACTAGGTGGAATAATGAGAACAAAATATAATCAATACCACTCTGTTATTTTGCCAATCAAAAGATATTTAATTAATTTAGGTGTAAATTTTGAAATGAATACACAAGTTGTTGATATTGATTTTTTTATAGAAGAAGAGAAAAAAAGTGCAACAACTTTACATATATTAAGAGATAATCAAAAAGAAAAAATAGAGTTAGATGATGACTCTTTTATTTTTATAACAAATGGTTCAATAACTGATAGTTCGGACCAAGGAAGTTGGACAAAAGCACCAACTTTAAAAGATAAGTCAAGTTCAGCTTCTTGGAAACTTTGGGAAAATATAGCAAAAAAAGACTCCTCTTTTGGTAATCCTTCAGTTTTTTGTGACCATATTGATTTACAAAAATGGTATTCCTTTACAGCAACACTAAAAGATAGCACTTTTCATGATTATATGGAAAACTTTTCAGGAAATGTAGATGGAACAGGAGGTTTAGTAACTATGATTGATTCAAATTGGATGATGTCAATTGTAATTGCAAGACAACCACACTTTCCAAATCAGTCAAAAGATGTAAAAATATTTTGGGGATATGGTTTGTATCCTGATAAAGAGGGTAATTTTATTAAGAAAAAAATGTCTGATTGTAATGGAAAAGAGATTTTAGAAGAACTTTTTTATCATCTAAATATTCAAGATATTATGACTCCAATTATAAAAGAAGGAAAAATAAATTGTATTCCAGTTTCTATGCCTTTTATAGATAGTTTGTTTATGCCAAGAAGTTTAGGTGATAGACCAAAAGTTATACCTTCAAATGCAACTAATTTTGCTTTCTTAGGGCAATTTACAGAAGTTGAAGATGATTGTGTTTTTACAGTTGAATATTCAGTTAGAACTGCACAAATGGCAGTTTATGGATTATTTAAAACTAATAAAGAGGTAAAACCTGTTTATGATTCAATTCATAACCCAAAATATTTATTAAAAGCCATTAAGAGTTTTAGCTCTTAA